From Apteryx mantelli isolate bAptMan1 chromosome 32, bAptMan1.hap1, whole genome shotgun sequence, the proteins below share one genomic window:
- the LOC106486630 gene encoding proline-rich protein 2-like produces MSLVMPAAALNESLSGRAGGYEAMMQVDCEVVATRVIHIKSSTVPPSLRRRPPPAAAAAGNRSQAPEPPRRGPRRPPHPLPRRCRRHCPRPGTGAGLGLAPPTLQLGLPPVEGDTPIRRKAHPLWNRPRPSEGSPTPWEQATPTRRKPHPTVEQALPIRRKTRPLWRKTHPSGGRHAHRGTSHTHQKEATHPCRTSPPIRRKPHPLGTSHTHQKEAPPHCGASPAHQEEDTPIVEQATPTRRKPHLLWSKPRPSGGSHAHGGTSPTNQKEATHPAEQAPPIGRKPRPLWSKTCPPEEAHPLGTSHTHQKEAPPHCGASTMPWNKPAHQQEAPPTAVLALPPGSKAPPPGNKPHPSGLQPHPPGNKPRPFRASPPPLGKKPHPLWSKPHPLTTGPTHQGKPLPWVCVGGVRPGPTPLCKATPTPGLPRPPTQALSPGSPAPFLIRVALNDI; encoded by the exons ATGTCGCTGGTGATGCCGGCGGCGGCGCTCAACG agagCCTgtcggggcgggcgggcggctacGAGGCCATGATGCAGGTGGACTGCGAGGTGGTGGCCACGCGCGTCATCCACATCAAGAGCTCCACGGTGCCGCCCTCGctgcgccgccggcccccccccgccgccgccgccgccggcaacCGCAGCCAGGCGCccgagccgccccggcgcggcccccgccgccccccgcaccCTCTacctcgccgctgccgccgccactgCCCACGCCCAGGGACGGGGGCGGGGCTAGGGCTAGCTCCGCCCACCCTGCAGCTGGGACTGCCCCCTGTGGAGGGAGACACGCCCATCAGGAGGAAGGCACACCCGCTGTGGAACAGGCCACGCCCATCAGAAGGAAGCCCCACCCCCTGGGAACAAGCCACACCCACCAGAAGAAAGCCCCACCCCACTGTGGAGCAAGCCCTGCCCATCAGGAGGAAGACACGCCCACTGTGGAGGAAGACACACCCATCAGGAGGAAGACACGCCCATCGTGGAACAAGCCACACCCACCAGAAGGAAGCCACACACCCCTGCAGAACAAGCCCGCCCATCAGAAGGAAGCCCCACCCACTGGGAACAAGCCACACCCACCAGAAGGAAGCCCCACCCCACTGCGGAGCAAGCCCCGCCCATCAGGAGGAAGACACGCCCATTGTAGAACAAGCCACGCCCACCAGAAGGAAGCCCCACCTGCTGTGGAGCAAGCCACGCCCATCAGGAGGGAGCCACGCCCATGGTGGAACAAGCCCCACCAACCAGAAGGAAGCCACACACCCTGCAGAACAAGCCCCGCCCATCGGGAGGAAGCCACGCCCACTGTGGAGCAAGACATGCCCACCAGAGGAAGCCCACCCCCTGGGAACAAGTCACACCCACCAGAAGGAAGCCCCACCCCACTGTGGAGCAAGCACCATGCCCTGGAACAAGCCCGCCCATCAGCAGGAAGCTCCACCCACTGCAGTGCTAGCCCTGCCCCCTGGGAGCAAAGCCCCACCCCCTGGGAACAAGCCCCACCCCTCAGGTCTGCAGCCCCACCCCCCTGGGAACAAGCCACGCCCATTCAGAGCAAGCCCACCCCCCCTTGGAAAAAAGCCCCACCCACTCTGGAGCAAGCCCCACCCCTTGACAACAGGCCCCACCCACCAGGGCAAGCCCCTGCCTTGGGTGTGTGTGGGCGGAGTCAGGCCGGGCCCCACCCCCCTCTGCAAGGCCACACCCACTCCAGGCCTGCCCCGCCCTCCCACACAAGCACTTAGCCCTGGGAGCCCCGCCCCCTTCCTTATAAGGGTGGCACTTAATGATATATGA
- the AGPAT1 gene encoding 1-acyl-sn-glycerol-3-phosphate acyltransferase alpha — protein MEVTVGQAALALALVLLPLLYECSGSFRYFCKMGFYNGWILLLAVVAIPLCALRGRNVENMKIIRSLMQHVKHLYGIRMAVRGAHHFPPRRPYVVVSNHQSSLDLLGMMEVLPDRCVPIAKRELLYMGAVGLACWLGGIIFINRKKTDDAISVMAEAAHTMLSQDIRVWVFPEGTRNHSGSMLPFKRGAFHLAVQAQVPVVPIVISSYHHFYSKRERRFTAGQCVIEVLPPVATRGLAAGDVPALTERVRGAMLDAFEALSAELRPTAPPPRRPQ, from the exons ATGGAGGTGACGGTGGGGCaggcggcgctggcgctggcgctggtgctgctgccgctgctgtaCGAGTGCAGCGGCTCCTTCCGCTACTTCTGCAAGATGGGCTTCTACAACGGCTGGATCCTGCTGCTCGCCGTGGTGGCCATCCCGCTGTGCGCCCTGCGCGGCCGCAACGTCGAGAACATGAA GATCATCCGCAGCCTGATGCAGCACGTGAAGCACCTGTACGGCATCCGCATGGCGGTGCGCGGCGCCCACCACTTCCCGCCCCGGCGCCCCTACGTCGTCGTCAGCAACCACCAGAGCTCCCTCGACCTCCTCG GCATGATGGAGGTGCTGCCCGACCGCTGCGTGCCCATCGCCAAGCGGGAGCTGCTCTACAtgggcgccgtggggctggcgtgCTGGCTCGGCGGCATCATCTTCATCAACCGCAAGAAGACCGACGACGCCATCAGCGTCATGGCCGAGGCCGCCCACACCATGCTCAGCCAGGAC ATCCGCGTGTGGGTCTTCCCCGAGGGCACCCGCAACCACAGCGGCTCCATGCTGCCCTTCAAGCGAGGCGCCTTCCACCTCGCCGTGCAGGCCCAG gtgCCCGTCGTGCCCATCGTCATCTCGTCCTACCACCACTTCTACAGCAAGCGGGAGCGGAGGTTCACGGCCG GGCAGTGCGTGATCGAGGTGCTGCCGCCGGTGGCGAcgcgggggctggcggcgggcgACGTGCCGGCGCTGACGGAGCGGGTGCGCGGCGCCATGCTCGACGCCTTCGAGGCCCTCTCGGCCGAGCtgcgccccacggcgccgcccccccgccgcccccagtga